A region of Toxorhynchites rutilus septentrionalis strain SRP chromosome 1, ASM2978413v1, whole genome shotgun sequence DNA encodes the following proteins:
- the LOC129773675 gene encoding segmentation protein Runt: MHLPASSECQTPPKNMTDMYANLHTMLQEYHGELVQTGSPAVLCSALPNHWRSNKSLPCAFKVVALDDIQDGTLVTIKAGNDENYHGELRNATAVMKNQVAKFNDLRFVGRSGRGKSFSITITISSYPSQVATYTKAIKVTVDGPREPRSKQNFAYGHPGAFNPFMLNPGWLDAAYMNYAWSDYFRQQQQMQAQQQQQSGGQQTPAAAGGKGSPPLPSTNGTTGPMLPTPPADFMPLAGAPTAASGLTPPAVPVLPNGATYLSQFPFGAHTDLHLKSPFLPYDISPLRANGLRNGTHPLTATISISSNDFISSSRLSPASSRNSTSSPQSSILNQSQTKMLNSSHSANGDENSSAEESDEEQIDVVKSAFIPILRPLPASSADTSMEPLKSETPDSTSAPGSPGKPRYDLKAPSAKRTQLHESAVPCEPLGSPESTKLLRSPGLILKQSAKTVWRPY; this comes from the exons ATGCATCTACCGGCTAGCAGCGAGTGCCAAACACCTCCGAAGAACATGACTGATATGTACGCCAATCTGCACACCATGCTGCAGGAATACCACGGCGAGCTGGTCCAAACCGGCTCCCCGGCGGTTCTCTGTTCCGCGCTACCGAACCACTGGCGCTCGAACAAGAGTTTGCCGTGTGCCTTCAAGGTGGTCGCCCTGGACGATATCCAGGATGGAACGCTGGTCACCATCAAGGCCGGCAACGACGAGAACTATCACGGCGAGCTGCGTAACGCGACGGCTGTGATGAAGAACCAGGTCGCCAAGTTCAACGATCTTCGCTTTGTGGGCCGATCGGGACGGGGAAAGTCCTTCTCGATCACCATCACCATCAGCTCGTACCCCAGCCAGGTCGCCACCTACACCAAAGCGATCAAGGTGACCGTGGATGGACCTCGGGAGCCCCGATCCAAGCAAA ACTTCGCCTACGGACACCCGGGTGCGTTCAATCCCTTCATGCTGAACCCGGGCTGGCTGGACGCGGCCTACATGAACTACGCCTGGTCCGACTACttccggcagcagcagcagatgcaggcccagcagcaacagcagtctGGTGGCCAGCAGACTCCGGCCGCGGCCGGTGGCAAAG GATCACCACCGTTGCCATCGACTAACGGTACGACCGGACCAATGCTACCAACACCCCCGGCCGATTTTATGCCCCTGGCGGGTGCACCGACGGCCGCAAGCGGACTCACCCCACCGGCCGTTCCGGTCCTACCCAACGGAGCCACCTATCTCTCGCAGTTCCCCTTCGGCGCACACACCGATCTGCACCTGAAATCTCCATTCCTGCCTTACGACATCTCGCCGCTGCGTGCCAACGGACTCCGTAACGGTACCCACCCGCTCACCGCCACGATCAGCATCTCCTCGAACGATTTCATCTCCTCCTCGCGGCTCTCGCCCGCCTCCTCACGCAACTCTACCTCCTCCCCGCAATCCTCCATCCTCAACCAGTCCCAAACCAAAATGCTAAACTCCTCGCACTCCGCCAACGGCGACGAGAACTCCTCCGCCGAGGAGTCGGACGAGGAACAGATCGACGTCGTGAAATCGGCCTTCATCCCCATCCTGCGCCCCCTGCCAGCCTCCTCCGCCGACACCAGCATGGAACCGCTCAAGTCGGAAACGCCCGACTCGACGTCGGCACCCGGCTCACCCGGCAAACCACGCTACGACCTGAAGGCCCCGTCCGCCAAGCGGACCCAGCTGCACGAGAGTGCCGTCCCCTGCGAGCCGCTCGGTTCCCCCGAAAGCACCAAACTGCTCCGATCGCCCGGGCTCATTCTCAAGCAGTCCGCCAAAACGGTCTGGCGACCCTATTGA